The genomic stretch cactagcgaccttcatgggcttgtgcacacttCTCCCATCTTAGGCTGGGtaatggctctgatactatttgtAACACCTCATTCCAttaacacacaatattgtctgcttttggctTCCTTGAACCAGACTTCTCAGGAAGTCACACATCCTGGTACTATTCTCACATAAGCTCGCTTAACTACGGAGTTCTGGTGGGATTAttaccatcacggctttaaaacgcgttgttgtcattaatggtgtaaagtatacatataagcacgcACATCTCTATCACCATACCCAGGTGATGAGGGACATCACAATACGGTTCCTCGATTGAATCATGTTTTtattcttgattttgtttttcaatgaaTTTCACTTGTTCTTGTTGTTCCCCAGGCACTTCGACAAGTTCTTGGCTCTCAATCTCTACAATCTCAATTAGATTGTTCAATTGACTCAAAATCTCGCTTAAGCCCTCCAAAATACTGGCTTGAGATTCCAAAATACTTGCCTGAGCATTTACTAAAGTCTTCATACTTTCTGCAATCTGGCTCATTTGTAGAGCcaacttattttatatctttGGTGTTTTTTGTTGCCATTCCATTGTAGGAACTaagtgctctgataccaaatgtaGTGAGCTTCTTGAATTGTGTTTAGTCTGaatgtaaattgtaatttgtaTGATATGTTTTGAATGGGAATTGGAATTGGATCGAAGATGAATTAAATGGAAGTGGAATGAATGAATGTATGTTAGTAGAAGATAGGGTTGACTGTTTCGAGAAGTCGCTCCCAAGAAGAAggaaatttgtttattttttggatgattTCATACATCATTCTTGGGCCCTTGTTATACGTGTTACAACTACTTCTAACAACTTGTAACAGAATAACTCCCCCAACTTATTAGAAATGGGCTAACAACCCAATTACCCAAACCCAACTACTAAGCTGATTATATGGATCCTATCAAACCCATTGCATTGTTCCTTTCGTTTGTCTTAATATATCACACTTTATCTGGTTACTCATAAAGGCATGTTTCTGTAGCCAAAATGCTTATATGTTAATGTCTTTTGCAGCTCTCCAATGCAGAAGTTTGGTTTCAGCGGCCAAAAGACATAGTACGGAAATTGTTATCTGGGGATCTAGATCTTGGTTTTGTGGGTTTGGATACAGTCAGTGAATATGGTCAGGTAAGCATTAAGGTATCTGGTGTATTATTTCGTGTAGCAGGACGTCTCATTGATATTTTAATACCTAATTAATTGGGTCCCTAGGGCTAGAGAAAATGTTTAGGCCTataattcataaaataaaaacctaattGCCTTCCCATCTCTGCCAAACGACTAATTTTACAAAGTAGTATTTTCAAAGccataaatttgaaagaatGCTTTAAAGTGAAAATGCCCCTAGAATGTGCACAAgtatttgttttataaaaacatTGAGCTTAAGGCTTGTAATGAATGTTTTACACTGACCTAGTTTATGAGATATTCAGAATAAATTATCTAGAAATCATTAAGGTTAGATAATTTATAGAGTAATCTACTATCCCCACTAATTTAGATACTGAAGCATGACTCAGGAACCACAGGAATATTTACAAAGAGCAggattttctctcttttaaacACACACAGATGCACCCATTGAAAATTGGCAGAGTGCTTCCATACGCCAAAACAAacggttttgttttttgataagtaatgaaacAATCTCATAAAAAAGTATACGGTCCCATACTTTTCTTGAAGGGGAGAATTGCAATTAGCATATCATATATACTTTGGGTTATGGAGTCATTGTGGAATTAACTATCAATTGTGTATGTTTTTGTATCAAGAATTGGTATATGGAAATGCATTACCAGTAGACTTATTTATTACTTCTGTCAGGATAATGAAGATCTTATTCTTGTTCATGATGCTCTTGAGTATGGGGACTGCCGTTTATCCCTTGCAGTAAGTCATTCTAGCAAGTAGTCAACTGAAGCATGGTGCTCATCTCATAGAGTTTTCTTTTGATACCTTAGTATATCCTTTGTTCTTTCAGATTCCCAAATATGGGATTTTTGAGAACATTAATTCTCTAAAAGAGCTAGCACAAATGCCTCAGTGGACTTATGAGAAGCCTCTTCGAGTCGCCACTGGATTCAACTATGTATGTTCTGTGTTtcattttgttatattttatcaTTGCTTATTATTTTTGGAGAGATTTTCTTCTGTAAGCTTCTAGGCAGATGGTTCTttattgattttggttttgatttcTTCTTCTGCACAGCTAGGTCCTAAATTTATGAGAGAAAATGGACTAAAGCACGTGACTTTTTCAACTGCTGATGGAGCACTGGAGGCAGCTCCTGCTGtaagaaattgttttttggcTGTATAATTAGgagattttctttcttcttcttcttgtctctttttcctCATTCTATAAGCAAATTATTGTCTGCTTTGTTAGATAGTTTCAGTCACTCAAACATCAGCAAACTGAATGTTACTCTCAGGGAAGGGATGAATTTCTGCTGATTCAGAATATTGATGATGCTGCTAGTCAATTTAGTAGTTATTGACattcttaataataataataataatattattattatttaataaaacatgattattacttatcaaaaaaaaaaatatattttttttcttcctttcaagCTAGTCtgtatattttatatatctgcttattttttcttctctaataatattattattattttttaataaaacatgattattacttatcaaaaaaaatattaatttttttttcctttcaagcTAGGCtgtatattttatatatctgcttattttttcttctctaatattattattattattttttaataaaacatgattaTTTCCTTTCAAGCTAGGCtgtatattttatatatctgcttattttttcttctctaatattattattattattttttaataaaacatgattaTTTCCTTTCAAGCTAGGCtgtatattttatatatctgcttattttttcttctctaatatTTTGCGAGTATAGTGCTTAAATTGTGTTGGATATCATTTGATTGGCTATTCTATATGCATGATTAGGGCTACctctaattgtttttttcttttcttccgtACGACAAGAAATGCATGTATAAAGAAGATATTGTTCAGGGGTAGGAGGGTTGGTCTGGTCACAAAAAGGCTTAGAAAGAATTTGAGACAGAGTGAAGAAGAATTGGATGGAAACACAAGCAAAATAGAATTAGAAGTAAAATGCTAGGCACTGAAAACATAACTAAGCGACCACATATTCTTGgtgtcttttcttctcttattaagggaaaagggaaaaaagaaaagttgtaaGTGAACTAATTCAGTTTCATGGGACTTTCAAAATGCACAATTTATGTGTGCCATGTAATTGTGGTTCTTAAAAAAGTTTATCAGCAAGTCATGGGTATAGGATGGTTGGAGCTTCTTCCAATATAGTATGAATGCATCAGTAACTGAATTGTAATATTTGATAATTAAGATATTTGATATATAAGAATGgtttaagaatttttttcatGCTACAATGTAGAAGATGGGGAGGAGTTGtctatttttttagttttccattgtctattgtattatttttatttttataagtaattgaaatatcattaaaagcgaaaAACATTATTCAAGTACATTAGATTCAGAGAAACACCTAGTTAGAAAAGGAAATCATGAAAATTAAGCACCAAAGGAGCTACAAACGCAGCTGTCAAAATATAAAGAGTATCAAAGAAAAAGCACCTAAGCTCTACTATCGTCCTCtcacggtcctcaaaactttGATAATTTCCTTCAATCCAAAGACATCACAAAAGGCAAGAATGCATCATCTTCCACACCAACAGTACTCTGAGTGCTACCACCAATCcaccaacaaacaaacaagccaACGACTCGGCATCATCCAAGACTGCCTAAAATGACTGAAAAAAACATTTCATAAAGGCACAAGCAAGCTCACAACGGAGGAGAAGATGGTCCATGGATTCCCCATTCCTTTTGCACCTACAACACCTATTGATCATAATGACATGTCGCTTCCTAAGGTTGTTTATGGTAAGAATCTTCCCTAGGGCCCTAgaccaagcaaaaaaggccGCTTTCAAAGAAACCTTAGTCTACCAAGTACTCTTTCAAGGGAAATAAGTGCCATCATTACCAGCAAAGACACAAAGCTAACAATGAACAACCCTTTTTTGGAGGGgcccaccaaagcttgtctttACCTTCCGTCTAActaacaaaatacaacaaattgaacaatGAGATAAGGACATCCACCTAccaatcatgagccgctctaGCAAAGCTTAAGTTCCATTGATTGGAGTCACCAGAAAACTTCAAGTGAGCCACTACAAAAGTATCCTTCGCGCAAGTAATACCATATAAATTTGGAAAGACTCTCTTTAGGGCTTTGTCCTCACACCACAGATCATGCCAGAATCTAACCTTGGCGCTATCTCCCACCTCAAACTTGGTATGACTTGAAAACTTCCCCCAATCCCTCCTTATATTCTTCCATGCCCCTGCCCCATACTACTCAAGAGGCTCaatagaacaccacccaccccacaaACTGCCAAATTTAGAGTTcaccacaactctccaccaaagcctctctctcatgcacatagCAGCAAAGCCATTATCCGAAGAGAGCATGATTGAATTTCAACAAGTTCTGAACCCTCAACCCTCCCTTAGAGATTGGAGAACAAGCATTGGACCAGTTTACCGatgaaatttgaattcttcGCTTAGCCCGCCCCATAAGAAATCTTGATAAAGTTTTTCTATGCAGTTTGCAACTCTCGCACAGTGAGGGAAAAGGGACATGAAATATGTAGGCAAATTGGAGAGAGTTCTCATCATAAGGGTAatcctaccacccttagacaagtatatatttttccaactagccaactgacgctctatcttttcaataacaCCGTCTCAAATAGACCTGGCCTTATAGGAGGCCCCCAACGAAAGATCAAGATTCTTCAAAGGTAAAGAAGAAACCCCGCAACTCAGAATGCCAACCAATCCATCCACATTGTCAACGTTACCCGCAAGAACCAATTCTGACTTAGCCAAATTAATATTCAAGCGAGAgacaactttttattttttgggtaagtaataaccagtcttattaaaaaacGTAAGCCAAAGTATACGGGGAGTATACACCAAGGATCACTTAattagaaagggaaaaacgaaTAAGAAAATTATCAAAGCTAATCGACAACGGGGACACATACGCTattgtccaaagatacaaagtatgaaaataagaggataaaatgtcctccgaggacctctccaagtcctcaaagctCCTATTATTCCTCTCcttccataaacaccaaaaaaggcAAGTAGGCACTATCTTCCAAACCACAGCACTCCCTCttaaagcataaaaataaagcatgCAAATAGGAAGGTGGTTAGGCTTAGCCCCACAACAAAACCAAAGTATCACTGCAACCAATATATGTGAAATGTTAACCTCATCTGAATGCCTAAATCCTTCAGAAAAGGCTGAGAAAAATCCCCATTACTAGTTGCAGAATGCATTCTACTTGAGGCTTCCATAAcaataacaaagagaaaatgCGACAAAGGATCTCTGTCTCAAACTACGTGAGCTACTAAAGAAACCAGACAGATTGCCATTCACCAAAACCGAAAAGTGGTCTGAAAAAATACAATGCGCTGTCCAAGAGCGCCATTTCTTCTCGAAACTACACCTCCTCAACAAGTAAGAGTCTCAATTGACATGGTCATAATCCTTCTCAATATCTAGTTTGCAAATCACCCTTGGCTCATTAGATTTGATTCCACTATCTAGGCATTCTTTTGCAATGAGAACAAAATCAAGGATTTGCCTACCTTGAACAAAAGCATTATGGGGCTTTAAAATAATCTTCTTCACAACCCTTCTCAACCTATTGGCAAGGACtttggcaataatcttataaactTCACTTACAAGACTAATAAGCCGGAAGTCCTGAAGATCAATAGCTTCGGATTTCGTCGGAATGAGAGCAATGAAGGTGGcattaaaacttttttcaaacttacaaCTAGTATGAAAATCATGGAGTAGCCCCATAATGTATGCCTTGATCACATCCAagcaagtttgagaaaaagccACAGAAAAACCATCAAACCCAGGCGCCTTATCACTATTTATACCTTTCACCACCTCAAGAATCTTACTCTCCTCAAACGAACTCTCTAACCAAGAAGCTTGTATATCTTGTATATTTCATGATATATGCTTCTCCTTGTATAtcttccctttaaaaaaaagtgttaaacaTTTATGGCAAGCATTTGTCATAGGTAGTCCAATTTTTACGATATTATTGATCGCTGTGTTTAATTGGAGGCCTCtagaaagtgtttttttagCAACTTTCCAACTTATTTCACTCAGTGAGATTAAACATGAAAAGAAATTGGGTGATTATAGAAGAAATCAATTCTCTCTGGTCCCCCTCTACTTCTTTACCCTCATTCTTTTGCCTTTGTTTTTTCAGGTTAAGACCAACCTTAGTGGTAATCCTCACTAAATTCTTGCTAAATTGGTCCAAAACTAAAAACCTTGAACGCTTCAACAAGCTATGGACAAGAAATGGCATGCACTCTcatatgtttttcaatttatttttggtccatCTACTATCACGTTCTAGTATTTTTGTACTTAGATTACACACTTACGTTGTCTTATTGTCAGAATTATCGTGGCATAGAGGTAGGCAATGGCTTTGAGAGGAAGTTTTGGTTCTTATTGTAGATCAATTTATAGTATGAGTAAGCAATGTTTAGTTACTTATCTTCCTAACGCttgctttaagatcttcatgtTTTGGATAATATTGTTGCttgttgtaaaagaaaaatatgttttggaTAATGGTTTTATTAAGTGTAGCTATCTGGGTAATAAATACATGCTATAAACAATGTTTATAACAATGTTTATAAATACATGAGTAAACAATGTTTATAACCACATGATATTTATGTAGACTATTTGTCTTTTCTGTTAATTTAGATGGGGATAGCTGATGCTATTTTGGACCTTGTGAGTAGTGGAACAACACTCAGAGAAAACAACTTGAAAGAAATAGAAGGCGGAATATTGTTGGAAAGCCAGGTAAGCTATCGTGGGCTGTGGATGACTTTTCCAAGCATGTTATAGTTTCCAGAATGCTATTAAGAGTCtcaattcttcaaaaaaaaaaaaaaaaaagagtctcaAGGCGGCTGGTTTTACATTCTGTCTTTATAAAATCTTGTCTTACCTAAAAGGTTCAAATATCCTTCAGGCTGTTCTTGTTGCAAGCAGGAAATCATTGATTGAGCGGAAAGGCACATTGGACATGACACATGAGATTCTTGAGAGATTGGAGGCGCATTTGAGGGCAATTGGTCAATTCACGGTATGCCATGTTTCTTAAGCTGGGGTGGTTTTCTATTTATCTTCAGCTTTCTTTTGTTTACACACTTCCATTGGCAGGTTACTGCAAACATGAGGGGAAGTAGTGCGGAGGAAGTGGCTGAGAGAATACTGAGTCAGCCATCATTATCTGGACTGCAGGTATGATTTGGGATGAAATCACTTTTCTTCCCCCAAGTAGCTTTCCCACTCGGtgttcattattttatttgtacCAGTGGAACATAAATCATGATTGGGATCTGTATTCATGAAGAGATTGTTTTTCATGCTTGTATGCTAACCTTTTTGAATGTCAAGAGCTCCTCTAAATCCTTCGTTTGCATGTACAGGGACCCACTGTAAGTCCAGTATTTTGTAAAAGTGATGGGAGGGTAGCTGCAGATTACTATGCCATCGTCATATGTGTACCCAAAAAGGCACTCTACAAGTCTGTACAACAGTTGAGAGCGGTGAGTCATTACTATATGTGATAATTATTTGCAATGTAAAAGGAAACCTAGATTTCCCATCTCTTTTTCCAATATCACATGGTGACTGGTAGGCTGGTAGCTATGTTGGGTAGCACATATGCATGCCTGGCACTGTCACTGGCATCAAAGCTCTTTCATAATTTACTTTCATGACATGGACaaggatcttctccattttatttgaaattgatggtATTCATTTTATAGTCAAAATTTAAAGTTGATGCATCTAATAGTGTACATGATATCAATGTTGGTACgtcttttaaaaagtttaaataatgtGATCATGTCAACCGTTAGATGTACCAACTTTAAATCCTAGTCATGAAATGGATTGCCTTCCTTACCATTACATGTACCAACACAGAAAGGCAACCCAAATATTTACTTTCTATTTCGCTTGCCTTGCCGTGTGTCATTATCCCATTGAGGTATTTCTGGCTAGTTCCACCCTGGGTTGATTGGTTGAGTTTCCCCAACCAGGTATCCTCCTGTGAACTTATTAATTGCTTGGATATTGGTTATGCAGATTGGAGGAAGTGGAGTTCTCATTTCTCCTTTGACCTATATTTTTGATGAAGAGACTCCAAGATGGCGCGAGCTTCTATCAAAACTCGGGCTCTAGTCTCATGCAGTCGATGCCTCATGCAGCTTGTTGCAGTTCTGTATTATTATTGATGaaaaattggacaaaaaaaagTGAATGGAAAAGCATCACTCTCCCGCTTTTCCAAAATGCAATATGTAGCTCAAAACTTTGTAAAATTCACTTGTGAAAatctctttttagttttaaagagGCATTTGACCTCAAAAAAGTCTACCAAATGGCTACTTAGTATATCAATAATCATTGTGATAATGCTGTAATGTGTAGGTTTCTTTAGCATAGTAGGAGctcaaatatttcattttttgttttggagtcTTTGTTTTTGCAATGGCAGTCGAGTTGGTACACTGCCAAATAAGTGGAAAATTTTCAAGATTCTATTGCTCAAATTGATGGGGATCTATTGGCTTTCCTAGTTTTGTAAATGCTATCAGTTTTCCCTATCATCTTTAGAGCCATTGCCATGCATGGTTCAAGTGCCTACTCTTTACCCCCCACCTTTTTTTCCCCAGAAATATACTTATTTTTGTTGTCACGCTTGTTGAATATGAAAAAATGGTGCCTGGAAAAATATTGACTATTTAATTACTTCATCAAATGAACATTTCAGTAAAGCTAGAAAAATCAATGTTGAAGTTAGGATTTTTTTCTCAATAGGTGAGAATTCCAAATGATTATGTATGGGTTGATATTGTCTTTCACGAAAAAAGTTGTCATCTCAAATCAATAAATCTTTACAATTGCCATTCATaagttttcaaattttggaAGGGTTACATGCTCATCTCCTTATCAATccataattgattaaaaaaataataaattaatttaagcTCAACACTATTGGTAAAATATGAATTGATACGCCCTAA from Corylus avellana chromosome ca1, CavTom2PMs-1.0 encodes the following:
- the LOC132167972 gene encoding ATP phosphoribosyltransferase 2, chloroplastic-like; translation: MSLSMLSAPMPSLPVFSSSYISVKRTVWCRVSQSQVAVVNGPVDDARVLERNEIRIGLPSKGRMAADTLDLLKDCQLSVKQVNPRQYVAEIPQLSNAEVWFQRPKDIVRKLLSGDLDLGFVGLDTVSEYGQDNEDLILVHDALEYGDCRLSLAIPKYGIFENINSLKELAQMPQWTYEKPLRVATGFNYLGPKFMRENGLKHVTFSTADGALEAAPAMGIADAILDLVSSGTTLRENNLKEIEGGILLESQAVLVASRKSLIERKGTLDMTHEILERLEAHLRAIGQFTVTANMRGSSAEEVAERILSQPSLSGLQGPTVSPVFCKSDGRVAADYYAIVICVPKKALYKSVQQLRAIGGSGVLISPLTYIFDEETPRWRELLSKLGL